One Alnus glutinosa chromosome 3, dhAlnGlut1.1, whole genome shotgun sequence genomic region harbors:
- the LOC133864347 gene encoding disease resistance protein Pik-1-like: MKQTVVLKVSMDGQKSFLCIMAGQEARTKAMKIAVSAPGVEAASLKGQDKDQIEVKGEGIDTVKLTTLIRKKVGHADIVSVAEEKKEEKKEEKKDGAAVQVVCPYTSGVPNFHPIYHGMNQEYPNNPSCSIL; the protein is encoded by the exons ATGAAG CAAACTGTGGTGCTCAAGGTGTCCATGGATGGGCAGAAGTCTTTTCTCTGTATTATGGCTGGACAGGAGGCCCGCACCAAAGCCATGAAGATTGCAGTTAGCGCTCCag GGGTGGAAGCAGCAAGTTTGAAAGGGCAGGACAAGGACCAGATAGAGGTGAAGGGGGAAGGGATTGACACTGTCAAACTTACGACGCTGATCCGGAAGAAAGTGGGGCATGCAGATATAGTAAGCGTGgcggaagagaagaaagaagagaagaaagaagagaaaaaggatgGGGCGGCAGTGCAAGTGGTGTGTCCGTACACGAGTGGTGTGCCTAATTTCCACCCAATCTATCACGGGATGAACCAGGAGTACCCCAACAATCCTTCTTGCTCCATCTTGTaa